One part of the Roseomonas gilardii genome encodes these proteins:
- a CDS encoding valine--tRNA ligase, whose product MLEKTLTPADFEAKLYEGWEQSGAFSARPDSPAQPFTIMIPPPNVTGSLHIGHALTFTVQDMLIRWRRMQGRDTLWQPGTDHAGIATQMVVERLLGTQGLKRREIGREAFTQHVWEWKAQSGGTITRQLRRLGASLDWPRERFTMDEGLSEAVREVFVTLHEQGLIYRDRRLVNWDPVFQSAISDLEVESREVKGHLWHLRYPVEGQPGRFLTVATTRPETMLGDTAVAVHPEDERYRDLIGRHVILPLTGRRIPVVADEYSDPEKGTGAVKITPGHDFNDFQVGKRHGLAALSVLDAEARVMLEEIEGDLAAVEGIADPDFVRSLAGLDRFKAREAIVAEMERLELLEKIEAHVHAVPHGDRSGVPIEPRLTMQWYCDAATLAKPAIAAVEDGRMQFVPKQWENTFFAWMREIEPWCVSRQLWWGHRIPAWYGPDGTAFVARDEAAAQAQARAHYGRDETLTRDEDVLDTWFSSALWPFSTLGWPQQTPELARYYPTDVLVTGFDIIFFWVARMMMMGMHFMGDVPFRTIYIHGLVRDEKGQKMSKSKGNVIDPLELIDSYGADAMRFTIAALAGPGRDVKLGRSRVENGRSFITKLWNAARFCEMNGIQADPGFLPEACTTPLARWVIDAANLAVREATAALQAYRFDEYAAAVRRFAWDTFCDWFLEFAKPALASGDTPEAREAKGAAQHVLGVLLKLMHPVTPFVTEELWHKMGYGPELSLIHTAWPEPVRVSEPEAAREEMDWLVGLVSTVRGVRAEMNVPPSQRFPLLVQGAGPEVLARGQRWLDTIARMARIEAIQPLAGEPPKGVAQAVLGEATIMLPLAGIIDIDAERARLAKERGKAEAEAKKIAAKLDNADFVARAKPEVVEENRERLAAAQAEIARLEAALGRIAA is encoded by the coding sequence ATGCTCGAAAAGACCCTGACGCCCGCCGATTTCGAGGCGAAGCTCTACGAAGGTTGGGAACAGTCCGGGGCCTTCTCCGCCCGGCCGGACAGCCCGGCCCAGCCCTTCACGATCATGATCCCGCCGCCCAACGTCACGGGCAGCCTCCATATCGGCCATGCCCTAACCTTCACGGTGCAGGACATGCTGATCCGGTGGCGCCGGATGCAGGGGCGGGACACGCTGTGGCAGCCGGGCACCGACCATGCCGGCATCGCCACCCAGATGGTGGTGGAGCGCCTGCTGGGCACCCAGGGCCTCAAGCGGCGCGAGATCGGGCGCGAGGCCTTCACCCAGCATGTCTGGGAATGGAAGGCGCAGTCCGGCGGCACCATCACCCGGCAGCTCCGCCGCCTCGGTGCCAGCCTGGACTGGCCGCGCGAGCGCTTCACCATGGATGAAGGGCTCTCCGAGGCCGTCCGGGAGGTCTTTGTCACCCTGCACGAGCAGGGGCTGATCTACCGCGACCGCCGGCTGGTGAACTGGGACCCCGTCTTCCAGTCGGCGATCTCCGACCTGGAGGTCGAGAGCCGCGAGGTGAAGGGCCATCTCTGGCACCTGCGCTATCCCGTCGAGGGCCAGCCGGGCCGCTTCCTGACCGTGGCGACCACGCGGCCCGAGACGATGCTGGGCGACACCGCCGTCGCCGTGCATCCGGAGGACGAGCGCTATCGCGACCTGATCGGCCGGCATGTGATCCTGCCGCTGACGGGCCGGCGCATCCCGGTGGTGGCGGACGAGTACTCCGACCCGGAAAAGGGCACCGGCGCGGTAAAGATCACCCCGGGCCATGATTTCAACGACTTCCAGGTCGGCAAGCGGCATGGCCTCGCCGCCCTCTCGGTGCTGGATGCCGAGGCGCGGGTGATGCTGGAGGAGATCGAGGGCGATCTCGCCGCGGTCGAGGGCATCGCCGATCCGGATTTCGTGCGCTCGCTGGCCGGGCTGGACCGCTTCAAGGCGCGCGAGGCGATCGTGGCGGAGATGGAGCGGCTGGAACTGCTGGAGAAGATCGAGGCGCATGTCCATGCCGTGCCGCATGGCGATCGTTCCGGCGTGCCGATCGAGCCGCGCCTGACCATGCAGTGGTACTGTGACGCCGCGACCCTGGCGAAGCCCGCCATCGCCGCGGTCGAGGACGGGCGCATGCAGTTCGTCCCCAAGCAGTGGGAGAACACCTTCTTCGCCTGGATGCGGGAGATCGAGCCTTGGTGCGTCTCCCGCCAGCTTTGGTGGGGGCACCGCATCCCCGCCTGGTACGGGCCGGACGGCACCGCCTTCGTGGCGCGCGACGAGGCCGCGGCCCAGGCCCAGGCGCGCGCGCATTACGGACGCGACGAGACACTGACCCGCGACGAGGACGTGCTCGACACCTGGTTCTCCTCGGCGCTCTGGCCCTTCTCCACGCTGGGCTGGCCGCAGCAGACGCCGGAGCTCGCGCGCTACTACCCGACCGACGTGCTGGTGACGGGCTTCGACATCATCTTCTTCTGGGTCGCCCGGATGATGATGATGGGTATGCACTTCATGGGCGACGTGCCCTTCCGCACCATCTACATCCACGGTCTGGTCCGCGACGAGAAGGGCCAGAAGATGTCGAAGAGCAAGGGGAACGTGATCGATCCCCTGGAGCTGATCGACAGCTACGGCGCCGATGCGATGCGCTTCACCATCGCCGCCCTGGCCGGGCCGGGGCGCGACGTGAAGCTGGGGCGCTCCCGCGTCGAGAACGGCCGCTCCTTCATCACCAAGCTCTGGAACGCCGCGCGCTTCTGCGAGATGAACGGCATCCAGGCCGATCCGGGCTTCCTGCCGGAGGCCTGCACCACGCCGCTGGCACGCTGGGTGATCGACGCGGCGAATCTCGCGGTGCGGGAGGCCACGGCGGCGCTGCAGGCCTACCGCTTCGACGAATACGCCGCCGCGGTGCGCCGCTTCGCCTGGGATACCTTCTGCGACTGGTTCCTGGAATTCGCCAAGCCGGCGCTTGCCTCGGGCGACACGCCGGAGGCGCGCGAGGCCAAGGGCGCGGCGCAGCACGTGCTGGGCGTGCTGCTCAAGCTGATGCATCCGGTGACGCCCTTCGTCACCGAGGAGCTGTGGCACAAGATGGGCTACGGCCCGGAGCTGAGCCTGATTCACACCGCCTGGCCGGAGCCCGTGCGGGTGAGCGAGCCCGAGGCGGCGCGCGAGGAGATGGACTGGCTGGTCGGGCTGGTCTCCACCGTGCGCGGCGTGCGGGCGGAGATGAACGTGCCGCCCAGCCAGCGTTTCCCGCTGCTGGTGCAGGGGGCGGGGCCGGAGGTGCTGGCGCGCGGCCAGCGCTGGCTGGACACCATCGCCCGCATGGCACGGATCGAGGCGATCCAGCCGCTCGCCGGCGAGCCGCCGAAGGGCGTGGCGCAGGCGGTGCTGGGCGAGGCGACGATCATGCTGCCGCTGGCCGGCATCATCGACATCGATGCCGAGCGTGCCCGTCTGGCCAAGGAGCGCGGCAAGGCCGAGGCGGAGGCGAAGAAGATCGCCGCCAAGCTCGACAACGCCGATTTCGTTGCGCGTGCCAAGCCTGAGGTGGTCGAGGAGAACCGCGAACGCCTCGCCGCAGCCCAGGCGGAAATCGCCCGGCTGGAGGCCGCGCTGGGCCGCATTGCGGCCTGA
- a CDS encoding FAD-dependent monooxygenase yields MADVLVVGAGPVGLTMAAELARHGQRCRLIDRLTQPSPYCRAIGVTPRTLEVWDDMGIAREMIGAGLWIRGLRSVLQGRPPMDVTVDGSGLSYGPLGLPQYETERVLTRHLARSGISIERGVTLSGLSQDADGVSVSLTHADGSVEAAGFRHVIGCDGAHSAVRRALGIGFEGEAMPMTFMLGDVRIGWDLPYGMTFRALHMNEAAPPDIFVAVPLPEHGRYRITMVAPPSLVPAGGTAHGIQGETAGPGLHHLQEVADALLPEKPVLSDLRWSSIFRISMRLATRYRQGRVFIAGDAAHIHPPTGGQGMNTGIQDAYNLAWKLALVLDGAAPEALLDSYEAERRPVGADVIARTVAASMNFGREEGGKPDRSADTQLGISYRGGDWVRDDGPAGQGVVAGDRAPDAGGLRQEGIGFPLRLHEMLRGPAHVLLAWMPGMEKGAGKAELRALSDFALALGPVLGDRLRFVALTDAAAGQQPAIGILHDAEGGFAKAYGPAGRALLVRPDGHLGWTGPSWRAPDLAAYLQRLFPDAALTVASP; encoded by the coding sequence ATGGCCGATGTCCTGGTGGTGGGAGCGGGACCGGTCGGGCTGACCATGGCGGCGGAACTGGCCCGGCACGGCCAGCGATGCCGCCTCATCGACCGGCTGACGCAGCCCTCGCCCTATTGCCGCGCCATCGGCGTCACGCCCCGGACCCTGGAGGTCTGGGACGACATGGGCATCGCCCGGGAGATGATCGGGGCGGGGCTGTGGATCCGCGGACTCCGCTCGGTCCTCCAGGGACGGCCGCCCATGGACGTGACGGTGGACGGCAGCGGTCTTTCCTATGGCCCGCTCGGCCTGCCGCAATACGAGACCGAGCGCGTCCTGACCCGGCACCTCGCCCGGTCGGGCATTTCCATCGAGCGCGGGGTCACGCTTTCCGGGCTCAGCCAGGATGCGGATGGGGTCTCCGTCAGCCTGACGCATGCCGATGGCAGCGTGGAGGCGGCGGGTTTCCGCCATGTCATCGGCTGCGATGGGGCGCACAGCGCCGTCCGCCGCGCCCTGGGCATCGGTTTCGAGGGCGAGGCCATGCCCATGACCTTCATGCTGGGCGATGTGCGGATCGGCTGGGATCTTCCCTACGGCATGACGTTCCGCGCCCTGCACATGAACGAGGCCGCGCCACCCGACATCTTCGTGGCCGTGCCGCTGCCGGAGCACGGCCGCTATCGCATCACCATGGTCGCGCCACCCTCCCTCGTGCCGGCGGGCGGCACCGCCCACGGCATCCAGGGCGAGACGGCGGGGCCGGGGCTGCACCATCTCCAGGAGGTGGCCGACGCGCTGCTGCCGGAGAAGCCGGTGCTGTCCGATCTGCGCTGGTCCTCCATCTTCCGGATCAGCATGCGTCTGGCCACGCGATACCGGCAGGGCCGGGTCTTCATCGCCGGGGATGCGGCGCATATCCATCCGCCCACCGGCGGGCAGGGCATGAACACCGGCATCCAGGATGCCTACAACCTTGCCTGGAAACTGGCCCTGGTGCTGGACGGCGCGGCGCCCGAGGCATTGCTGGACAGCTACGAGGCCGAGCGCCGGCCGGTCGGCGCCGATGTCATCGCCCGCACGGTGGCGGCCAGCATGAATTTCGGCCGGGAGGAAGGCGGCAAGCCCGATCGCTCGGCCGACACGCAACTCGGCATTTCCTACCGCGGCGGAGACTGGGTGCGGGATGACGGGCCGGCGGGGCAGGGGGTCGTGGCGGGCGATCGCGCCCCCGATGCCGGCGGCCTGAGGCAGGAGGGGATCGGCTTCCCGCTCCGTCTGCACGAGATGCTGCGGGGCCCGGCGCATGTGCTGCTGGCCTGGATGCCCGGAATGGAGAAGGGGGCGGGGAAGGCGGAACTGCGCGCCCTGTCGGACTTCGCCCTGGCTCTCGGCCCGGTCCTGGGCGACCGGCTGCGCTTCGTGGCGCTGACGGATGCGGCGGCGGGGCAACAGCCCGCCATCGGCATCCTGCATGATGCGGAGGGCGGCTTCGCCAAGGCCTATGGTCCGGCGGGGCGGGCCTTGCTGGTGCGCCCCGACGGGCATCTGGGCTGGACCGGGCCATCCTGGCGCGCCCCAGACCTCGCCGCCTATCTGCAGCGCCTCTTTCCCGATGCTGCTCTCACGGTGGCCTCTCCATGA
- the ilvD gene encoding dihydroxy-acid dehydratase has translation MTQTGQKWDKSRLPSRHVTVGPERAPHRSYYYAMGMTEDEIAQPLVGVATCWNEAAPCNIALSRQAQSVKAGVREAQGTPREFTTITVTDGIAMGHQGMKSSLASRDAIADTVELTVRGHCYDALVGLAGCDKSLPGMMMAMLRLNVPSVFMYGGSILPGTYKGRDVTVVDVFEAVGMHAAGKMSDEELHALECVACPSAGACGGQFTANTMATVSEAIGLALPGSAGAPAPYEDRDRWAVESGRAVMELVRRNLRPRDIVTLKSLENAAVVVGATGGSTNAGLHLPAIAHEAGIRFTMDDVVAIMRRTPYIADLKPGGKYVALDVHKVGGIPVIIKALLDAGLMHGDCLTVTGKTLAENHADVVFPTDQDVIYPVSKAITPTGGVVGLKGNLAPDGAIVKVAGMKNRRFEGTALCFDCEEDAFAAVDQRAYKSGDVIVIRYEGPKGGPGMREMLSTTAAIYGQGMGAEVALITDGRFSGATRGFCIGHVGPEAAVGGPIALLRNGDHIVIDADAGTIDVLLPEEELAARKAAWKPRGTDYNSGALWKYAQLVGPAHLGAVTHPGGAAETHSYPDL, from the coding sequence ATGACCCAGACAGGCCAGAAGTGGGACAAGTCCCGCCTGCCCAGCCGCCATGTGACGGTGGGGCCGGAGCGCGCGCCGCACCGTTCCTACTACTACGCGATGGGCATGACCGAGGACGAGATCGCCCAGCCGCTGGTGGGCGTCGCGACCTGCTGGAACGAGGCCGCGCCCTGCAACATCGCGCTGAGCCGGCAGGCGCAGAGCGTGAAGGCCGGGGTGCGGGAGGCGCAGGGCACGCCGCGCGAGTTCACCACCATCACGGTCACCGACGGAATCGCCATGGGGCACCAGGGGATGAAGTCCTCGCTCGCCTCCCGTGATGCCATCGCCGACACGGTGGAACTGACGGTGCGCGGCCATTGCTACGACGCGCTGGTCGGACTCGCGGGCTGCGACAAGTCGCTGCCAGGCATGATGATGGCCATGCTGCGGCTGAACGTGCCGAGCGTCTTCATGTATGGCGGCTCGATCCTGCCCGGCACCTACAAGGGCCGCGACGTCACGGTGGTGGATGTCTTCGAGGCGGTGGGCATGCACGCCGCCGGCAAGATGTCGGACGAGGAACTGCATGCGCTGGAATGCGTCGCCTGCCCCAGCGCCGGGGCCTGCGGCGGGCAGTTCACCGCGAACACCATGGCCACGGTGAGCGAGGCGATCGGGCTGGCGCTGCCCGGCTCGGCCGGGGCGCCGGCGCCCTATGAGGACCGTGACCGCTGGGCCGTGGAATCGGGCCGGGCGGTGATGGAGCTGGTGCGCCGCAACCTCCGCCCGCGCGACATCGTCACGCTGAAATCGCTGGAGAACGCGGCGGTGGTGGTGGGTGCCACCGGCGGCTCGACCAATGCCGGGCTGCACCTGCCGGCCATCGCGCATGAGGCGGGCATCCGCTTCACCATGGACGACGTGGTCGCGATCATGCGCCGCACCCCCTATATCGCCGACCTGAAACCGGGCGGGAAATACGTGGCGCTGGACGTACACAAGGTCGGCGGCATCCCGGTGATCATCAAGGCGCTGCTCGATGCGGGACTGATGCATGGCGACTGCCTGACGGTGACGGGGAAGACGCTGGCGGAGAACCATGCGGATGTGGTCTTCCCGACCGACCAGGACGTGATCTACCCGGTGTCGAAGGCGATCACGCCCACCGGAGGCGTGGTCGGGCTGAAGGGCAACCTCGCGCCGGACGGTGCCATCGTGAAGGTGGCCGGGATGAAGAACCGCCGCTTCGAGGGCACGGCGCTCTGCTTCGACTGCGAGGAGGATGCCTTCGCCGCCGTGGACCAGCGCGCCTACAAGTCCGGCGACGTGATCGTCATCCGCTACGAAGGCCCGAAGGGTGGGCCGGGGATGCGGGAGATGCTCTCCACCACGGCCGCGATCTATGGCCAGGGCATGGGGGCGGAGGTGGCGCTGATCACCGATGGCCGCTTCTCCGGCGCCACGCGCGGCTTCTGCATCGGCCATGTCGGGCCGGAGGCGGCGGTGGGCGGGCCGATCGCGCTGCTGCGCAACGGCGACCACATCGTGATCGACGCCGATGCCGGCACGATCGACGTGCTGCTGCCGGAGGAGGAACTCGCCGCGCGCAAGGCGGCCTGGAAGCCGCGCGGCACGGACTACAACAGCGGCGCGCTGTGGAAATACGCCCAGCTCGTCGGCCCGGCGCATCTGGGCGCGGTAACCCATCCGGGCGGGGCCGCGGAGACGCATTCCTACCCGGATCTCTGA
- the pdxA gene encoding 4-hydroxythreonine-4-phosphate dehydrogenase PdxA, translating into MDADTLPLALTMGDPAGIGGELTLAAWEIARHGEGPVFVALDDPARLAALAARLGRQVALAEVADPREAAALFPERLPVLPMPLAAPATPGRPDRAHAPAILASIETAVRLAQAGKVGGLVTNPISKASLYGAGFGFPGHTEYLGALTGLTEPPVMMLACPELRVVPVTIHVSLRRALEELTTAEILRTGRVLHRSLQADFGIATPRIAVAGLNPHAGEGGAMGDEEGRIVVPAIEALRAEGIDAFGPLPPDTMFTPRARAGYDAALCMYHDQALIPLKTLDMDGGVNVTLGLPVVRTSPDHGTAFDIAGRGIAEPGSLLAALRMAADMAARRNILPGAAP; encoded by the coding sequence ATGGACGCCGATACCCTTCCCCTGGCCCTGACGATGGGCGACCCCGCCGGTATCGGCGGCGAACTGACCCTGGCCGCCTGGGAGATCGCCCGGCATGGCGAAGGGCCGGTCTTCGTGGCCCTGGACGATCCGGCACGCCTCGCGGCGCTGGCGGCCCGGCTCGGCCGGCAGGTGGCGCTGGCGGAGGTCGCCGATCCCCGCGAGGCCGCCGCGCTCTTCCCCGAGCGCCTGCCGGTGCTGCCCATGCCACTCGCCGCGCCGGCGACGCCGGGACGGCCCGACAGGGCGCATGCGCCCGCCATCCTCGCCTCGATCGAGACGGCCGTGCGGCTCGCCCAGGCGGGCAAGGTCGGCGGCCTCGTCACCAACCCGATCAGCAAGGCCTCGCTCTACGGCGCCGGATTCGGCTTTCCGGGGCACACGGAATATCTCGGCGCGCTCACCGGCCTCACCGAGCCGCCAGTGATGATGCTGGCCTGCCCGGAGCTGCGCGTGGTGCCGGTGACGATCCATGTCTCGCTGCGCCGCGCGCTGGAGGAGCTGACCACGGCGGAGATCCTCCGCACCGGGCGCGTGCTGCACCGCAGCCTCCAGGCGGATTTCGGCATCGCCACACCGCGCATCGCCGTGGCCGGGCTGAACCCCCACGCGGGGGAAGGGGGTGCCATGGGCGACGAGGAAGGGCGCATCGTCGTGCCCGCCATCGAGGCCTTGCGCGCCGAGGGGATCGACGCCTTCGGCCCGCTGCCGCCGGACACGATGTTCACGCCCCGCGCCCGCGCCGGCTATGACGCCGCGCTCTGCATGTACCACGACCAGGCGCTGATCCCGCTGAAGACGCTCGACATGGATGGCGGCGTGAACGTCACCCTGGGCCTGCCGGTGGTGCGGACCTCGCCCGACCACGGCACTGCCTTCGACATCGCCGGTCGCGGCATCGCCGAACCTGGCAGCCTCCTCGCCGCCCTCCGCATGGCGGCGGACATGGCCGCCCGCCGCAACATCCTTCCCGGAGCCGCCCCATGA
- a CDS encoding pyridoxine 5'-phosphate synthase, translating to MSLPIRLGVNVDHVATLRNARGGTHPDPLAAAVLALENGADSITVHLREDRRHIRDADVRIMREKLQAPINLEMAATEEMRDFALAIRPHAACLVPERRAELTTEGGLDAAGLEAQLAPIVAALRGAGTRVSLFLDPDPRQIEAAGRLGAGAVELHTGTYCEAAPGAARDRERQRLAEAARQVAALGIECHAGHGLDYVTAAEMAAVPEIVELNIGHFLLGQALFDGLGAAVRRMKQVMLEHRP from the coding sequence ATGAGTCTTCCCATCCGGCTGGGCGTGAATGTCGATCACGTCGCCACGCTGCGGAACGCCCGCGGCGGCACGCATCCCGACCCGCTGGCGGCGGCGGTCCTGGCGCTGGAGAACGGTGCCGACAGCATCACCGTGCATCTGCGGGAAGACCGGCGGCACATCCGCGACGCCGATGTCCGCATCATGCGGGAGAAGCTCCAGGCCCCGATCAACCTGGAGATGGCCGCGACGGAGGAGATGCGGGACTTCGCCCTGGCGATCCGCCCCCATGCCGCCTGCCTGGTGCCGGAGCGCCGGGCGGAACTGACCACCGAGGGCGGGCTGGACGCCGCCGGGCTGGAGGCGCAGCTCGCCCCCATCGTGGCGGCGCTGCGCGGGGCCGGGACGCGGGTGTCGCTCTTCCTCGACCCCGACCCGCGCCAGATCGAGGCCGCCGGGCGGCTCGGCGCCGGGGCGGTGGAGTTGCACACCGGCACCTATTGCGAGGCCGCCCCCGGCGCGGCGCGGGACCGCGAACGGCAGCGCTTGGCCGAGGCGGCGCGGCAGGTCGCGGCGCTGGGCATCGAGTGCCATGCCGGGCACGGGCTGGACTATGTCACCGCCGCCGAGATGGCCGCCGTTCCGGAGATCGTGGAGCTGAACATCGGCCACTTCCTGCTCGGCCAGGCGTTGTTCGATGGCCTGGGCGCCGCCGTGCGACGCATGAAGCAGGTGATGCTGGAGCACCGTCCATGA
- a CDS encoding 2OG-Fe dioxygenase family protein, with product MTVNTRRREDLAEAIRGSGYVFLPGHEVTRLLDPAGEALASAPWKEFVASWNDLRPDTHMADGGRYRLRRHAVFGAAQGEPLTQGPHQPHYQTLHHNPLNGGHERWFEPVEPGIAAGAPLSRLLSGARAVFELAETPPPRWHVEMHQFRIEARPNAAGKPTPEGMHRDGVDFVLVTLIGRENVAGGVTGIRVDAQEGAPPGEASFTLENPLDTVLLDDRRVWHGVTPVLPIDPSRPGHRDVLVLTFARHTPHRE from the coding sequence ATGACTGTGAATACCAGAAGGCGGGAGGATCTGGCGGAGGCCATCCGTGGGTCGGGCTATGTCTTTCTCCCCGGCCACGAGGTCACGCGCCTGCTGGACCCGGCGGGGGAGGCACTGGCCAGCGCCCCGTGGAAGGAGTTCGTGGCGAGTTGGAACGACCTGCGTCCCGACACCCACATGGCCGATGGCGGTCGCTATCGCCTGCGCCGCCATGCCGTCTTCGGCGCGGCGCAGGGCGAGCCCCTGACCCAGGGCCCGCACCAGCCGCATTACCAGACCCTGCACCACAATCCGCTGAATGGCGGGCATGAGCGATGGTTCGAGCCGGTGGAGCCCGGGATCGCGGCAGGGGCGCCGCTGTCGCGCCTGCTGAGCGGGGCGCGGGCGGTGTTCGAGCTCGCCGAGACGCCGCCGCCGCGCTGGCATGTGGAGATGCACCAGTTCCGCATCGAGGCGCGCCCCAACGCCGCTGGCAAGCCGACGCCGGAGGGGATGCACCGGGACGGCGTGGATTTCGTGCTGGTCACCCTGATCGGGCGTGAGAACGTTGCGGGCGGCGTGACCGGCATCCGTGTGGACGCACAGGAGGGTGCCCCTCCCGGCGAAGCGAGCTTCACCCTGGAGAACCCGCTGGACACGGTGCTGCTGGACGACCGGCGGGTCTGGCACGGGGTGACGCCCGTGTTGCCGATCGACCCGTCGCGGCCGGGGCACCGGGACGTGCTGGTGCTGACCTTCGCCCGGCACACGCCGCACCGGGAGTGA
- a CDS encoding YXWGXW repeat-containing protein, whose product MPSRPAFPTTLCMTRLAASLTVLTLVAGCVPPPPPPAMPPHASRQPYPPVPVLRVEPEPPRPPGAEYVWQPGHWQWDGVAYRWEPGHYVLRHVVGGGAWRHGEWVWTRGGWAWEPGGWR is encoded by the coding sequence TTGCCGTCCCGTCCCGCCTTTCCCACCACCCTTTGCATGACGCGCCTGGCGGCTTCGCTGACCGTCTTGACGCTCGTTGCCGGCTGCGTGCCACCGCCTCCGCCGCCCGCGATGCCGCCCCATGCCTCGCGGCAGCCCTATCCGCCTGTCCCTGTCCTCCGTGTGGAGCCGGAGCCGCCGCGCCCACCCGGCGCGGAATATGTCTGGCAGCCGGGGCACTGGCAGTGGGACGGCGTCGCCTATCGCTGGGAGCCGGGCCACTACGTGCTCCGCCATGTCGTGGGCGGAGGCGCCTGGCGGCATGGCGAATGGGTCTGGACCCGTGGCGGCTGGGCCTGGGAGCCCGGCGGCTGGCGATGA
- a CDS encoding exodeoxyribonuclease III — MRLCSFNVNSARKRAPNLRHMLERQQPDLVFLQELKCKTEEFPAMEFEALGYRCHAVGQPGGRNGVAVLSRIPFEVLGETLPGEAEDDHARFVEVRAAGMNLIGIYLPNGNSRGEEGYAYKLRWMERLRALAAERLDRFAPLAILGDFNVCPTEADLAPRALPPTDALVRPESRAAFRALVNLGLTDAVRALHPAETIYTYWDYGPAFEQNRGLRIDHALLSADLAERLTGTSVDVAARAAESPSDHAPVLCDLAD; from the coding sequence TTGCGACTTTGCAGCTTCAACGTGAACTCGGCGCGCAAGCGTGCGCCGAACCTTCGCCACATGCTGGAACGGCAACAGCCCGACCTCGTCTTCCTTCAGGAGCTGAAGTGCAAGACGGAGGAATTCCCGGCCATGGAGTTCGAGGCGCTGGGCTATCGCTGCCATGCGGTGGGCCAGCCCGGCGGCCGCAACGGCGTGGCGGTGCTCTCCCGCATCCCCTTCGAGGTGCTCGGCGAGACCCTGCCCGGCGAGGCGGAAGACGACCATGCCCGCTTCGTCGAGGTGCGGGCGGCGGGGATGAACCTGATCGGCATCTACCTGCCCAATGGCAATTCCCGCGGCGAGGAAGGCTATGCCTACAAGCTGCGCTGGATGGAGCGCCTGCGCGCCCTGGCCGCCGAGCGGCTGGACCGCTTCGCGCCGCTCGCCATCCTGGGCGATTTCAACGTCTGCCCCACCGAGGCCGACCTCGCCCCGCGCGCCCTGCCGCCCACCGATGCGCTGGTGCGGCCGGAAAGCCGTGCCGCTTTCCGCGCTTTGGTGAACCTGGGCCTGACCGACGCGGTGCGGGCACTGCATCCGGCGGAGACGATCTACACCTACTGGGACTATGGCCCGGCCTTCGAGCAGAACCGTGGCCTGCGCATCGACCATGCCCTGCTTTCGGCCGATCTGGCGGAGCGGCTGACCGGCACCTCGGTGGATGTCGCTGCCCGTGCGGCGGAAAGCCCCTCCGACCACGCGCCGGTGCTGTGCGACCTGGCGGACTGA
- a CDS encoding HesB/IscA family protein: MIMPDGSQTPPPQPFRATPRAHRQIAEIAAREGRPQAGLRLAVEAGGCSGLQYKFELADEPEGEDTVVRAEDGQGAPVFIDPVSLDFLQGAELDWADALMGAHFAVRNPQAVSGCGCGVSFAVG, from the coding sequence ATGATCATGCCGGACGGTAGCCAGACACCCCCTCCCCAGCCCTTCCGCGCCACGCCGCGCGCTCACCGGCAGATCGCCGAGATCGCCGCCCGCGAGGGCCGCCCCCAGGCCGGGTTGCGCCTCGCGGTCGAGGCCGGCGGCTGCTCGGGGCTGCAATACAAGTTCGAGCTCGCCGACGAGCCGGAGGGCGAGGACACGGTCGTCCGCGCCGAGGACGGCCAGGGTGCCCCGGTCTTCATCGACCCGGTCTCGCTCGACTTCCTCCAGGGCGCGGAGCTGGACTGGGCCGATGCGCTGATGGGCGCGCATTTCGCTGTCCGCAACCCGCAGGCCGTCTCGGGCTGCGGCTGCGGCGTCTCCTTCGCGGTCGGCTGA